A DNA window from Micromonospora sp. NBC_01739 contains the following coding sequences:
- a CDS encoding DNA polymerase III subunit delta': MPDAFADLVGQDEAVDTLRRAAAAAAEVLRAPRGDQEPEVSGPDPGAGMTHAWIFTGPPGSGRSVAARAFAAALQCEQGTGCGRCPGCHTTLAGTHADVRLVVPDGLSIGVSEMRALVLRASSTPSGGRWQVVIIEDADRLTEAAGNALLKAVEEPPPRTVFLLCTPSTHPDDISVTIRSRCRVVPLVQPAAEAVAEVLVRRDGIAPEVARWAAAATQGHVGRARRLAGDPQARARREAVLAVPRRLTSVGAAFDAAAALIEAAEAEAEAAVVEVDAAERAALETALGAGGTGRGAAGAARGSAGQLKDLERRQKSRATRAQRDALDRALVDLAAFYRDALTMALGAPVAPVHTDTVELADAGARTWQAEGALRRLEAVLACRTAIEANVKPRIAVEAMMLSLWKG, encoded by the coding sequence ATGCCGGACGCCTTCGCCGACCTGGTCGGGCAGGACGAGGCGGTGGACACCTTACGCCGGGCTGCCGCCGCCGCAGCCGAGGTGCTGCGCGCCCCCCGGGGCGATCAGGAGCCGGAGGTCAGCGGGCCCGATCCCGGCGCCGGCATGACCCACGCCTGGATCTTCACCGGGCCTCCCGGCTCGGGTCGGTCGGTAGCGGCGCGGGCCTTCGCGGCCGCCCTGCAGTGCGAGCAGGGCACCGGGTGCGGGCGGTGCCCCGGGTGCCACACCACCCTGGCCGGCACCCACGCCGACGTGCGACTGGTGGTGCCGGACGGGCTCTCCATCGGGGTCAGCGAGATGCGGGCGCTGGTGCTGCGCGCCTCCAGCACCCCCTCCGGTGGCCGGTGGCAGGTCGTGATCATCGAGGACGCCGACCGGTTGACCGAGGCGGCCGGCAACGCCCTGCTCAAGGCGGTGGAGGAACCGCCGCCCCGGACGGTCTTCCTGCTCTGCACCCCCTCCACCCACCCGGACGACATCTCGGTGACCATCCGGTCCCGCTGTCGGGTCGTACCCCTGGTGCAGCCGGCGGCGGAGGCGGTGGCCGAGGTGCTGGTGCGTCGGGACGGGATCGCGCCCGAGGTGGCCCGGTGGGCGGCGGCGGCCACCCAGGGGCATGTCGGTAGGGCCCGGCGACTGGCCGGCGACCCCCAGGCCCGGGCTCGGCGGGAGGCGGTGCTCGCGGTACCCCGCCGACTGACCAGCGTGGGTGCGGCCTTCGACGCGGCCGCCGCGCTGATCGAGGCGGCCGAGGCCGAAGCCGAGGCTGCGGTCGTGGAGGTCGACGCCGCGGAGCGGGCCGCCCTGGAGACCGCCCTGGGTGCGGGGGGTACCGGCCGGGGTGCGGCCGGCGCGGCCCGGGGTTCCGCCGGTCAGCTCAAGGACCTGGAACGGCGGCAGAAGTCACGGGCCACCCGGGCCCAGCGGGACGCGCTGGACCGGGCGCTGGTCGACCTGGCCGCCTTCTACCGGGACGCCTTGACCATGGCGCTGGGGGCGCCGGTGGCGCCGGTGCACACCGACACGGTCGAGTTGGCCGATGCCGGGGCGCGTACCTGGCAGGCGGAAGGGGCGCTGCGCCGGCTGGAAGCCGTGCTGGCGTGCCGCACCGCGATCGAGGCGAACGTCAAGCCCCGGATCGCCGTCGAGGCCATGATGCTCTCCCTGTGGAAGGGCTGA
- the tmk gene encoding dTMP kinase, with the protein MRIRPFRRLWIVLSAASFGDWLGLLATSIFAAAQVEGSTAKGAAFGGVIAIRLLPALLLGPIAGVFADRFDRRWTMVICDLLRFVLFASIPLYALTGASGARVVSWAAIATFLIETVTLLWIPAKEAAVPNLIPRARLETANQLTLITTYGLTPIFAAIVLASLDGIVRGATGGEMPSWAEPAQLALWFNALSRLATALVVAFGIKEISQGQRQRQEQSEQSMLRQFNEGWRYIGKTPLVRGLVLGIFGAFAGGGIVIGTSRFFANSLGAGDAAFSLLFGAIFFGLAIGIGLGPMIVRDMSRRRWFGMSIVLASASVMTLAFAIHLSMALVGAVLVGAGAGMAFLSGTTLLGGEVADEVRGRVFAVVQIGTRLVLILAIALGSLLAGVGGSRQLVIADLGISISATRLLLLAAGAAGIFAGISAFGQMDDKKGVPVLADLWGSIRGRPLMPAEPFVAAGLFVVFEGGEGAGKSTQLAHLAERLQAEGRDVVVTREPGATAVGTRIRSLVLDNGVDDEAPSPRAEALLYAADRAHHVATVVRPALSRGAVVISDRYVDSSLAYQGAGRTLPVDELSWLSSWATGGLKPDLVVLLDIDPRTGLSRVAERSQTVDRLEAESLAFHERVRYAFLDLAAADPKRYLVLDAGHSAEEISERVADRVAELLASDDLDHPGPASGPDTSVQPELSPTELVTTERT; encoded by the coding sequence CTGCGCATCCGGCCCTTCCGCCGGCTCTGGATCGTGCTCAGCGCGGCCTCCTTCGGTGACTGGCTCGGTCTGCTCGCCACCAGCATCTTCGCCGCCGCCCAGGTGGAGGGGAGCACCGCCAAGGGGGCGGCCTTCGGTGGCGTGATCGCCATTCGACTGCTGCCCGCGTTGCTGCTCGGCCCGATCGCCGGGGTGTTCGCCGACCGGTTCGACCGGCGCTGGACCATGGTCATCTGCGACCTGCTGCGGTTCGTACTGTTCGCCTCCATCCCGCTGTACGCGCTGACCGGCGCCAGCGGTGCCCGGGTGGTCAGTTGGGCGGCCATCGCCACCTTCCTGATCGAGACGGTCACCCTGCTCTGGATCCCGGCCAAGGAAGCGGCCGTACCGAACCTCATCCCGCGCGCCCGGCTGGAGACCGCCAACCAGCTCACCCTGATCACCACGTACGGCCTGACGCCGATCTTCGCCGCGATCGTGCTCGCCTCGCTCGACGGCATAGTCCGGGGCGCCACCGGCGGCGAGATGCCCTCCTGGGCCGAGCCGGCCCAACTCGCGCTCTGGTTCAACGCGCTCTCCCGGCTGGCCACCGCCCTGGTCGTCGCCTTCGGCATCAAGGAGATCAGCCAGGGACAGCGCCAGCGGCAGGAACAGTCCGAGCAGAGCATGCTGCGCCAGTTCAACGAGGGCTGGCGGTACATCGGGAAGACGCCGCTGGTCCGTGGCCTGGTGCTGGGCATCTTCGGTGCCTTCGCCGGCGGCGGCATCGTGATCGGTACCTCCCGGTTCTTCGCCAACTCCCTCGGTGCAGGTGACGCCGCCTTCTCCCTGCTCTTCGGGGCGATCTTCTTCGGCCTGGCGATCGGCATCGGGCTGGGCCCGATGATCGTGCGGGACATGTCCCGGCGTCGCTGGTTCGGCATGAGCATCGTGCTGGCCAGCGCCTCGGTGATGACCCTGGCCTTCGCCATCCACCTGTCCATGGCCCTGGTCGGCGCGGTCCTGGTCGGCGCCGGCGCCGGAATGGCCTTCCTCTCCGGCACCACCCTGCTCGGTGGCGAGGTCGCCGACGAGGTACGCGGCCGGGTCTTCGCCGTGGTGCAGATCGGCACCCGGCTGGTGCTGATCCTGGCCATCGCACTGGGCAGCCTGCTCGCCGGTGTCGGTGGCTCCCGCCAACTGGTGATCGCCGACCTGGGCATCTCGATCTCCGCCACCCGCCTGCTGCTGCTGGCCGCCGGGGCGGCCGGGATCTTCGCCGGGATCAGCGCCTTCGGCCAGATGGACGACAAGAAGGGCGTTCCCGTCCTGGCCGACCTGTGGGGTTCGATCCGGGGCCGTCCGCTGATGCCGGCGGAGCCCTTCGTCGCGGCCGGGCTGTTCGTGGTCTTCGAGGGCGGCGAGGGCGCCGGCAAGTCGACCCAGTTGGCCCACCTGGCCGAGCGGCTGCAGGCCGAGGGCCGGGACGTGGTGGTCACCCGGGAACCGGGCGCCACCGCGGTCGGCACCCGGATCCGCTCCCTGGTGCTGGACAACGGGGTCGACGACGAGGCACCCTCCCCGCGCGCCGAGGCCCTGCTCTACGCCGCCGACCGGGCCCATCACGTGGCCACCGTGGTCCGGCCCGCCCTGTCCCGGGGTGCCGTCGTGATCAGTGACCGGTATGTCGACTCCTCCCTGGCGTACCAGGGTGCCGGGCGTACCCTGCCGGTCGACGAACTCTCCTGGCTCTCCTCCTGGGCCACCGGTGGGCTCAAGCCCGACCTGGTGGTGCTGCTGGACATCGACCCCCGCACCGGGCTGTCCCGGGTGGCCGAGCGCAGCCAGACGGTCGACCGGCTGGAGGCCGAGTCGCTGGCCTTCCACGAGCGGGTCCGGTACGCCTTCCTGGACCTGGCCGCCGCCGACCCCAAGCGCTACCTTGTGCTCGACGCCGGGCACTCGGCCGAGGAGATCTCCGAGCGGGTCGCCGATCGGGTGGCGGAACTGCTCGCCTCCGATGACCTGGACCACCCGGGGCCGGCCAGTGGCCCGGACACCTCGGTGCAGCCCGAGTTATCCCCAACGGAGCTGGTGACCACGGAGCGGACCTGA
- a CDS encoding amino acid deaminase/aldolase, which yields MATDSENLRHRLDRATRHLDPPYAVVDLAAFDTNSAALVARAGGKPLRIASKSLRSRELIARALGRTGWQGVMAFTLPEAIWLVRTGITDDALVAYPTVDRGALAELAADPVLAAAVTLMVDDPDQLDFYDAVRSSGNRPELRLCLDLDASWRLLGGRVHVGVRRSPVHSAQAAGRLAATIAARPGFRLVGLMSYEAQIAGVGDAPPGQAALGPVIRLAQRGSYRELLARRAAAVAAVHDHADLEFVNGGGTGSVAATSADPAVTEVTAGSGLYGPTLFDGYRAWRPTPAAFFACAVVRRPAPGLATVLGGGWIASGSASRSRLPRPWLPTGLTLVGTEGAGEVQTPVAGDPADRLRLGDRVWFRHAKSGELCERVNELHLVEGDQVVATVPTYRGEGHAFL from the coding sequence GTGGCCACCGACAGCGAGAATCTGCGCCACCGACTGGACCGGGCGACCCGGCACCTCGATCCCCCGTACGCGGTGGTCGACCTGGCCGCCTTCGACACGAACTCCGCCGCCCTGGTCGCCCGGGCCGGCGGCAAGCCGCTGCGGATCGCCAGCAAGTCCCTGCGCAGCCGGGAACTGATCGCCCGGGCCCTGGGCCGTACCGGCTGGCAGGGGGTGATGGCGTTCACCCTGCCCGAGGCGATCTGGCTGGTGCGGACCGGAATCACGGACGACGCGCTGGTGGCGTACCCCACTGTCGACCGGGGGGCCCTCGCCGAACTAGCGGCCGATCCGGTGCTGGCCGCCGCCGTCACCCTGATGGTCGACGACCCCGATCAGCTGGACTTCTACGACGCGGTGCGGTCGTCGGGTAACCGGCCTGAGCTGCGGCTCTGCCTGGATCTGGACGCCTCCTGGCGGCTGCTGGGCGGCCGGGTGCACGTCGGGGTACGCCGCTCACCGGTGCACAGCGCCCAGGCCGCCGGCCGGTTGGCCGCCACGATCGCCGCCCGGCCCGGCTTCCGGCTGGTCGGCCTGATGTCGTACGAGGCACAGATCGCCGGGGTAGGCGATGCGCCACCCGGGCAGGCGGCGCTCGGCCCGGTGATCCGGCTGGCCCAGCGCGGGTCGTACCGCGAGCTGCTGGCCCGCCGGGCTGCGGCGGTGGCCGCCGTACACGACCACGCTGACCTGGAGTTCGTCAACGGCGGCGGCACCGGCAGCGTGGCCGCGACCAGCGCCGATCCCGCGGTCACCGAGGTCACCGCGGGATCGGGGCTGTACGGGCCGACGTTGTTCGACGGTTATCGGGCCTGGCGTCCCACCCCGGCGGCCTTCTTCGCCTGCGCGGTGGTCCGGCGGCCGGCACCCGGGCTGGCCACCGTGCTCGGCGGCGGCTGGATAGCCTCCGGTTCGGCCAGCCGCAGCCGACTGCCCCGACCCTGGCTGCCCACCGGACTCACCCTGGTCGGCACCGAGGGTGCCGGTGAGGTGCAGACCCCGGTGGCCGGTGACCCGGCCGACCGGCTGCGCCTCGGCGACCGGGTCTGGTTCCGCCACGCGAAGTCCGGTGAGCTGTGCGAGAGGGTGAACGAACTGCACCTGGTGGAGGGGGACCAGGTGGTGGCCACCGTGCCGACCTACCGGGGCGAGGGCCACGCCTTCCTGTGA
- a CDS encoding TetR family transcriptional regulator has product MLDACAELVDEVGYEGLTTTLLAERAEVAIGSVYQFFPDKRAIVQALTLRTMEAYLQRLDERFASDDLTHWWDGVDASIDEYITMHRTVPGFRTLHFGDVVDLHLLDEQRDNNGVIADQLARVLTERFGLAGVPELRFHLEIAVEVADALIKLAFRRRSDGDDRVLAEAKALIRDYLHRQVDARGDTGHRPVVQPAKPADDQIVDSTETTAQPV; this is encoded by the coding sequence ATGCTGGACGCTTGCGCCGAACTCGTCGACGAAGTGGGGTACGAGGGGCTGACCACGACCCTGCTCGCCGAGCGGGCAGAGGTGGCGATCGGGTCGGTCTATCAGTTCTTCCCGGACAAGCGGGCGATCGTGCAGGCGCTGACCCTGCGCACGATGGAGGCGTACCTCCAGCGGCTCGACGAGCGTTTCGCCTCGGACGATCTGACCCACTGGTGGGACGGGGTCGACGCCAGCATCGACGAGTACATCACGATGCACCGCACCGTTCCCGGCTTCCGTACCCTGCACTTCGGCGACGTGGTCGACCTGCATCTGCTCGATGAGCAGCGGGACAACAACGGGGTGATCGCCGACCAGTTGGCCCGGGTGCTCACCGAACGCTTCGGCCTCGCCGGCGTGCCCGAGCTGCGTTTCCATCTGGAAATCGCGGTGGAGGTGGCCGACGCGCTGATCAAGCTCGCCTTCCGGCGCAGGTCCGACGGCGACGATCGGGTCCTGGCCGAGGCCAAGGCCCTCATCCGCGACTACCTGCACCGTCAGGTGGACGCCCGGGGCGACACCGGGCACCGGCCGGTCGTGCAGCCCGCGAAGCCGGCCGACGACCAGATCGTCGACTCCACGGAGACGACCGCCCAACCCGTCTGA
- a CDS encoding YbaB/EbfC family nucleoid-associated protein: MPRGEIDEAWIEEAVRRYRRIESLQAEFDRAVATVEVTVRSPDGLVEVVVTASGRITDVRFLGPLHHRAPRDVAASVRAAVTAAADAAQWAREKLHNETFTAYRPLAGA, encoded by the coding sequence ATGCCGCGGGGCGAGATCGACGAGGCGTGGATCGAGGAGGCGGTACGGCGCTACCGCCGGATCGAGTCCCTCCAGGCCGAGTTCGACCGGGCCGTGGCGACGGTCGAGGTCACCGTCCGGTCCCCGGACGGCCTGGTCGAGGTGGTGGTGACCGCCAGCGGCCGGATCACGGACGTACGCTTCCTCGGCCCCCTGCACCACCGGGCCCCCCGGGATGTGGCCGCTTCGGTGCGGGCGGCGGTCACCGCCGCGGCCGACGCCGCCCAGTGGGCCCGGGAGAAACTGCACAACGAGACCTTCACCGCCTACCGGCCGCTGGCGGGGGCCTGA
- a CDS encoding Hsp20/alpha crystallin family protein, with the protein MTGPGRSWRGGQQGWDPLGELQSLRTELSRLVGGRPGPPEVELGETPDGWEVVVRLPGVAPEEVAVEVDDRELCVRARTEAEVNADHGISGGFETRGFDYRVQLPARVDPDAIDAVMDHGLLRVRLPRPSRPSPRTITVGRTGPRSGSPSSGIDPAADRELHHPDVASDEADR; encoded by the coding sequence ATGACCGGACCGGGACGGAGTTGGCGGGGTGGGCAGCAGGGCTGGGACCCGCTGGGCGAGTTGCAGTCCCTGCGTACCGAGTTGAGTCGGCTGGTCGGTGGCCGACCGGGGCCGCCTGAGGTGGAGTTGGGGGAGACCCCGGACGGCTGGGAGGTGGTCGTTCGGCTGCCCGGTGTCGCTCCCGAGGAGGTCGCCGTGGAGGTGGACGACCGGGAGTTGTGCGTCCGCGCCCGGACCGAGGCCGAGGTCAACGCCGATCACGGGATCTCCGGTGGCTTCGAGACCCGGGGCTTCGACTATCGGGTGCAGTTGCCGGCCCGGGTGGACCCGGACGCGATCGACGCGGTGATGGATCACGGTCTGCTCCGGGTACGGTTGCCCCGACCCAGCCGCCCCAGCCCTCGTACGATCACGGTCGGCCGCACCGGGCCGCGTTCCGGCAGCCCGTCCAGCGGCATCGACCCGGCCGCCGACCGGGAGCTGCACCACCCGGACGTCGCCAGCGACGAAGCCGACCGGTAG
- a CDS encoding type VII secretion target gives MDNLRALAARLDEASASLSALSRSITAADPTQAVFGADAPGRPGEIGRALHRQWTAATGDRAREARAAAAKLADTADALRQAANRYAETDSLVARRVVREG, from the coding sequence ATGGACAACCTCCGCGCCCTGGCCGCCCGGCTGGACGAGGCGAGCGCCAGCCTGAGCGCCCTCTCCCGGTCGATCACGGCCGCCGACCCCACGCAGGCGGTCTTCGGCGCCGACGCCCCCGGTCGGCCGGGCGAGATCGGGCGGGCCCTGCACCGGCAGTGGACGGCCGCGACCGGCGACCGGGCCCGGGAGGCCCGGGCCGCCGCCGCGAAGCTGGCCGACACGGCGGACGCCCTGCGCCAGGCCGCCAACCGCTATGCCGAGACCGACTCCCTGGTCGCCCGTCGAGTGGTCCGGGAGGGGTGA
- a CDS encoding metallophosphoesterase family protein, which produces MADDHTPRDEPVDSPPEGTPTPPDEPAATGRAAPLGPYAEEAAGGRAARRPRSTDPLELGFTPRKPVPWLAPLLLISTGLRTLLAMLFGAYLDKRELQKALDSEIAKQVGPDGGLWLDYVADLGDGFNATYSVAYLLAQPELTVDGHRLPRAQTLVMGGDQVYPSAAYEAYEDRCKGPYQAALPTTPPEQPTVFAVPGNHDWYDGLTAFLRLFVRTRDRHFGGWRTGQSRSYFAAELPADWWLFGLDDQSGSYVDDPQLTYFDAVAAKLGPQSKVILAVPAPAWVKAVDNPSAYDSIDYFIRTIIAPTGARVRVLISGDLHHYARYTGPDDRQLITCGSGGAYLYPTHKLPEQIEVPPRDTLARRSSPSRSYALAARYPDAARSRRYGWGIFGRLPLRNPGFATLLGVLQTLLMLSMAGVADFRVLASEQRLFSVPLVLMVLVTVLAAALFAKPPSTTGERNLRHWVLGVAHGLAQVGLGAVGTWVWLALPFHNWSWPLPAAAAAVLYLPVIGLVASQLVALYLLIASAFGVNVNELFAGQGIEDAKGFVRMRIDPDGTLTLYPIVVDRVARRWQVNPDHSPEASWLTPTTDLKPRLAEPPVHLT; this is translated from the coding sequence ATGGCCGACGATCACACCCCTCGCGACGAGCCGGTCGACAGCCCGCCGGAGGGCACCCCAACACCCCCGGACGAGCCGGCAGCCACCGGTCGGGCCGCTCCCCTGGGACCGTACGCCGAGGAGGCGGCCGGTGGGCGGGCGGCGCGGCGGCCGCGCAGCACCGATCCGCTGGAGTTGGGGTTCACCCCCCGCAAGCCGGTGCCGTGGCTCGCGCCGCTGCTGCTGATCAGCACCGGTCTGCGTACCCTGCTGGCGATGTTGTTCGGGGCGTACCTGGACAAACGGGAGTTGCAGAAGGCCCTGGACTCGGAGATCGCCAAGCAGGTGGGGCCGGACGGCGGGCTCTGGCTGGATTATGTCGCCGACCTGGGTGACGGGTTCAACGCCACCTACTCGGTCGCCTACCTGCTAGCCCAGCCGGAGCTGACGGTGGACGGGCACCGGCTGCCTCGGGCGCAGACCCTGGTGATGGGCGGGGACCAGGTGTACCCCTCGGCCGCCTACGAGGCGTACGAGGATCGGTGCAAGGGGCCGTACCAGGCCGCGCTGCCGACCACCCCGCCGGAGCAGCCGACGGTCTTCGCGGTGCCCGGCAACCATGACTGGTACGACGGACTGACCGCCTTTCTGCGGCTGTTCGTCCGTACCCGGGACCGGCATTTCGGTGGCTGGCGTACCGGGCAGTCCCGGTCCTATTTCGCCGCCGAACTGCCTGCGGACTGGTGGCTGTTCGGCCTGGACGACCAGTCCGGTTCGTATGTCGATGATCCGCAGCTGACCTACTTCGACGCGGTGGCCGCGAAGCTGGGCCCGCAGAGCAAGGTGATCCTGGCGGTGCCGGCTCCGGCCTGGGTCAAGGCGGTGGACAACCCGTCGGCGTACGACTCGATCGACTACTTCATCCGGACCATCATCGCGCCGACCGGGGCCCGGGTCCGGGTGTTGATCTCCGGTGACCTGCACCATTACGCCCGGTACACCGGCCCGGACGACCGCCAGTTGATCACCTGCGGCAGCGGGGGCGCCTACCTCTACCCCACCCACAAGCTGCCCGAGCAGATCGAGGTGCCGCCGCGCGACACCCTGGCCCGGCGGTCCAGCCCTTCCCGGTCGTACGCCCTGGCCGCCCGTTACCCCGACGCGGCCCGCTCCCGGCGCTACGGCTGGGGGATCTTCGGTCGGTTGCCCCTGCGCAACCCCGGCTTCGCCACCCTGCTCGGCGTCCTGCAGACCCTGCTGATGCTCTCCATGGCCGGGGTGGCCGATTTCCGGGTCCTGGCCTCCGAGCAGCGGCTGTTCAGCGTGCCCCTGGTGCTGATGGTGCTGGTGACCGTGCTGGCGGCGGCCCTGTTCGCCAAGCCGCCCAGCACCACCGGTGAGCGCAACCTGCGGCACTGGGTCCTCGGTGTCGCGCACGGGCTGGCCCAGGTCGGGCTGGGAGCGGTGGGTACCTGGGTCTGGTTGGCCCTGCCCTTCCACAACTGGTCCTGGCCGTTGCCGGCGGCTGCGGCGGCGGTGCTCTACCTGCCGGTGATCGGTCTGGTGGCCAGTCAACTGGTGGCGTTGTACCTGCTGATCGCCAGCGCTTTCGGGGTGAACGTCAACGAGTTGTTCGCCGGCCAGGGCATCGAGGACGCCAAGGGCTTCGTCCGGATGCGCATCGACCCGGACGGCACCCTGACCCTCTACCCCATCGTGGTCGACCGGGTGGCCCGCCGGTGGCAGGTCAACCCTGACCACTCCCCGGAGGCCTCCTGGCTGACCCCCACCACCGACCTCAAACCTCGCCTGGCCGAACCGCCGGTCCACCTGACCTGA
- a CDS encoding Rv0361 family membrane protein, with product MAYQPAVAPPKKSKRTLFIVLGVVLALCCSGGALGAFLIYRVAMDATGPVRSTVNTFAGALVERDYPTAYQQLCTRIRDQVSEADFTQQQATEPDLTGHKIVGLSVSNQNGLVTGTATVRYTPAEGGATSRVYPLVKEEGNWRICE from the coding sequence ATGGCATATCAGCCGGCCGTGGCGCCGCCGAAGAAGTCCAAGCGGACACTGTTCATCGTGTTGGGTGTGGTGCTCGCCCTCTGTTGCTCTGGTGGCGCGCTCGGCGCCTTCCTGATCTACCGGGTGGCGATGGACGCCACCGGACCGGTCCGCTCCACAGTGAACACCTTCGCCGGTGCGCTGGTGGAACGCGACTATCCGACCGCCTACCAGCAGCTCTGCACCCGGATCCGGGACCAGGTCAGCGAGGCGGACTTCACGCAGCAGCAGGCCACCGAGCCGGACCTGACCGGACACAAGATCGTCGGGCTGAGCGTCTCCAACCAGAACGGTCTGGTCACCGGCACCGCGACCGTCCGCTACACCCCGGCCGAGGGTGGCGCCACCAGCCGGGTCTACCCCCTGGTCAAGGAGGAGGGCAACTGGCGGATCTGCGAGTGA
- a CDS encoding PSP1 domain-containing protein has product MGMLCAVSFQRYGRLYYLDPGDLRPQVGDKVLVPTDDGPEVAECVWAAQWVTEDTDGFPKLAGLAQEEDLRRDEDLRRRKAEAKVAAKRLIRAHGLPMKVVAIDHVFSKGDDRGERSTIYFTAPHRVDFRSLVRDLGATLHCRVELRQLSARDSARVQGGIGSCGRDLCCATFLNDFEPVTIRMAKDQDLPLNPLRISGACGRLMCCLKYEHPLYATSGTYPTSGQRVETPSGLGKVVSRHPPSETVTVRQLSDGAVKRCSLAEVCRPRIAYDERPSAAEPGLSPQGE; this is encoded by the coding sequence ATGGGCATGCTCTGTGCGGTCAGCTTCCAGCGCTACGGCCGCCTCTACTACCTCGATCCGGGTGACCTGCGCCCCCAGGTCGGCGACAAGGTGCTGGTGCCCACGGACGACGGTCCCGAGGTCGCGGAGTGTGTCTGGGCCGCGCAGTGGGTCACCGAGGACACTGACGGTTTCCCCAAGCTCGCCGGGCTGGCGCAGGAGGAGGACCTGCGGCGAGACGAGGACCTGCGGCGACGCAAGGCCGAGGCGAAGGTGGCGGCCAAGCGGCTGATCCGTGCCCACGGGCTGCCGATGAAGGTGGTGGCGATCGACCACGTCTTCAGCAAGGGCGACGACCGTGGGGAGCGCAGCACCATCTACTTCACCGCCCCGCACCGGGTGGACTTCCGCTCCCTGGTGCGCGATCTCGGGGCGACCCTGCACTGTCGAGTGGAGCTGCGCCAACTCTCCGCCCGCGACTCGGCCCGGGTGCAGGGCGGCATCGGCTCCTGCGGGCGTGACCTCTGCTGCGCCACCTTCCTCAACGACTTCGAGCCGGTGACCATCCGGATGGCCAAGGACCAGGACCTGCCGCTGAACCCGTTGCGCATCTCCGGTGCCTGCGGGCGTCTGATGTGCTGCCTCAAGTACGAGCACCCCCTGTACGCCACGAGCGGCACCTACCCCACGAGCGGGCAGCGGGTCGAGACCCCCTCCGGTCTGGGCAAGGTCGTGTCCCGGCATCCGCCGAGCGAGACCGTCACCGTCCGGCAGCTCAGCGACGGGGCGGTCAAACGGTGCTCGCTGGCCGAGGTCTGTCGCCCCCGCATCGCGTACGACGAAAGGCCTTCCGCCGCAGAGCCGGGTCTGTCGCCGCAGGGGGAGTGA